The proteins below are encoded in one region of Lactuca sativa cultivar Salinas chromosome 3, Lsat_Salinas_v11, whole genome shotgun sequence:
- the LOC111919622 gene encoding cytokinin hydroxylase, with protein MKLIMSMGVVLWAPLLVFLYLVLKIAYETLTCYLLTPIRIKNIMARQGVHGPKPRFLIGNLIDVASLVSKSTSFDMPSIDHDIVPRLLPHLVLWSKIYGKRFIYWNGTEPRMCLTETDLIKELLVKHSTSSGKSWLQQQGCKHFIGRGLLMANGDDWHHQRHIVAPAFMRDKLKSYAGYMVECTKEMIRSMEKEVAMGREEFEIGDYMAQLTADIISRTEFDSSYEKGKQIFHLLTVLQQLCAQASRHLCLPGSRFLPSKYNREIKSLKMEVERLLMEIIQSRTDCVEIGRSSSYGNDLLGMLLNEMQKKRGENGFSLNLQVIMDECKTFFFAGHETTALLLTWTIMLLASNPSWQDKVREEVRLVCNGGSPSVEHLSKLSLLNMVINESLRLYPPASVLPRMAFEDIKLGDLLIPKGLSIWIPVLAIHHSEDIWGKDVNEFNPNRFASRSFSQARHFMPFAAGPRNCVGQSFALMEAKIILAMLISKFKFIISDSYRHAPVIVLTIKPKYGVQVCLKPLEE; from the exons atgaaattgattatgTCAATGGGTGTGGTTTTATGGGCACCTTTACTTGTATTTCTCTATCTCGTCTTGAAGATTGCTTATGAAACTCTTACTTGTTATTTGCTAACACCCATACGCATCAAGAACATCATGGCTCGGCAAGGAGTCCATGGCCCCAAACCCCGGTTCCTGATCGGTAACCTCATAGATGTTGCCTCCCTCGTCTCCAAATCCACCTCTTTTGACATGCCCTCCATTGATCACGACATCGTCCCTCGCCTCTTACCTCATCTCGTCCTCTGGTCCAAAATATACG GAAAAAGATTCATATATTGGAATGGTACGGAACCGCGGATGTGCTTGACGGAAACTGATCTTATCAAAGAGCTTTTAGTAAAGCACAGCACTAGTTCCGGGAAATCATGGCTTCAACAACAAGGCTGTAAGCATTTTATTGGCCGTGGACTTTTAATGGCCAACGGCGATGATTGGCACCACCAACGTCACATCGTCGCACCCGCATTTATGAGAGATAAACTCAAG AGTTATGCGGGTTACATGGTGGAATGCACTAAGGAGATGATTCGATCAATGGAGAAAGAAGTAGCGATGGGACGTGAGGAGTTTGAGATTGGAGACTACATGGCTCAGCTCACAGCAGATATCATTTCACGAACTGAATTCGATAGTAGCTACGAGAAAGGGAAGCAAATATTTCATTTGTTAACGGTTTTACAACAACTATGTGCTCAAGCTAGTCGTCACTTATGTCTTCCCGGAAGCCG ATTTCTTCCGAGCAAATACAATAGGGAGATAAAGTCGTTAAAGATGGAAGTGGAGCGACTATTGATGGAGATAATACAAAGCCGGACGGATTGTGTGGAGATTGGTCGGAGTAGCTCGTATGGGAATGATTTACTTGGGATGTTGCTTAACGAAATGCAGAAGAAAAGAGGGGAGAATGGATTCAGCTTGAATTTGCAGGTGATAATGGATGAATGCAAGACGTTCTTCTTTGCAGGACATGAAACGACTGCACTTTTACTCACATGGACGATCATGTTATTAGCTAGCAATCCATCTTGGCAAGATAAGGTTCGAGAGGAGGTTCGACTTGTGTGCAATGGTGGTTCACCCTCGGTTGAACATCTATCGAAGCTCTCTTTG TTAAACATGGTAATCAACGAATCTTTGAGATTGTATCCTCCTGCATCCGTGTTACCGAGGATGGCGTTTGAGGATATAAAACTAGGCGACCTCCTCATTCCAAAAGGGTTGTCGATATGGATTCCAGTGCTTGCCATACACCATAGTGAAGATATATGGGGTAAAGATGTAAATGAATTCAACCCTAATCGGTTTGCCTCAAGATCCTTCTCTCAAGCACGACATTTTATGCCGTTTGCTGCTGGCCCACGTAATTGTGTTGGACAATCTTTCGCATTGATGGAAGCTAAGATAATTTTGGCTATGTTAATATCCAAGTTCAAATTTATAATATCGGATAGTTATAGACATGCACCAGTTATAGTGctaactataaaacctaaatatGGGGTTCAAGTGTGTTTGAAGCCCTTAGAGGAATGA